A region of the Melanotaenia boesemani isolate fMelBoe1 chromosome 6, fMelBoe1.pri, whole genome shotgun sequence genome:
cacacaggagaaaaaccattcagctgtgatgaatgtggacaaagatttgtTGGAAAGGGGGACTTAAACAGACatatgagaatccacacaggagacaaaccattcagctgtgatgagtgtggacaaagatttagtcacaagacacacttaaaccaacacatgagaatccacacaggagaaaaaccattcagctgtgatgaatgtggacaaagatttagtcataAGTCAAgcttaaacaaacacatgagaattcacacaggagacaaaccattcagctgtgatgaatgtggacaaagatttagtcgcaagtcaagcttaaaccaacacatgagattTCACACAGGAGataaaccattcagctgtgatgaatgtggaaaaagatttagtcgcaagtcaagcttaaaccaacacatgagaatccacacaggagaaaaaccattcagctgtgatgaatgtggacaaagatttagtcacaagacaaacttaaaccaacacatgagaattcacacaggagacaaaccatttagctgtgatgaatgtggacaaagatttagtcacaagaCAAACTTAGACCGACACATGAGattccacacaggagacaaaccattcagctgtgatgaatgtggacaaagatttagtcaacaGACccacttaaaccaacacatgagaattcacacaggagacaaaccattcagctgtgatgagtgtggacaaagatttagtcaacagacacacttaaaccaacacatgagaatccacacaggagataAACCATTCAGCTgcgatgaatgtggacaaagatttagtcacaaatcaagcttaaaccaacacatgagaatccacacaggagacaaaccattcaactgtgatgaatgtggacaaagatttagtcacaagacaagcttaaaccaacacatgagaatccacacaggagacaaaccattcttctgtgaggaatgtggacaaagatttagtcgcaagacaagcttagaccaacacatgagaatccacacaggacagAGACCGTTTCCTTGTGAGGTTTGTGGCGAATTATTTAGATGGCGTGTCTCTTTAAAAGGACACATGCGTGTCCACACAAAATAGAAACGACGCAAAGTGCAAAATTTCTCTACTAATCTGTAAACAATGTTGTTtacagtgtaaatatgagctggTTAGAGGAACTTCAAGGGGGTATTCTACGGTGGTGATACACTGTGGTGTCTCTTCAGTACCCACCACTGACCTTTACTTGAACATTACCTGGTCATGCCTAGGGCAAAATGTGCCTCATCagattttgttgtctttttttagtaGTTGAAATCTCTTGTTGATTCATTCATTGCCCATTGGTaccttcacaaatttgtccatattttgCTAGCAGCTAAGATCCTAATCTCGATGAGCTCGCAAGACAGGTGAAGAGTTGTTatgatgcaaaaacacaaattaataacTTAGATCCTTACAAGCTGAATGATGAATGATGTTCAGGTTTAGGTGTTTCCACCTGTTCAGTCTCAGACATCTGTGTTTATCTGGTGTTTGGACGTTCTGTCAAGAATTTAAAAACtactgatgattaaatgctcctgcagccattttacaaaggGAAGGAAGAGGACCGAGTCTAGAAATATTTGCGTGCAACAACATCGCCTCTCGCCTGACTAACTTGGTTAGgctcttctacgttttttgccggttgttgatatggttcttcttctacattttttgccagttgttgatatggttcttcttctacattttttgccggttgttgatatggttcttcttctacattttttgccagttgttgatatggttcttcttctacattttttgccggttgttgatatggttcttcttctacattttttgccagttgttgatgtggttcttctacgttttttgccggttgttgctatggttcttcttcattttttgccggttgttcatatggttcttcttctacattttttgctggttgttgatgtggttcttctacatttttttgccggttgttgctatggttcttcttctacgttttttgccggttgtcgATATgattcttctacatttttgccagttgttgatgtggttcttctatgtttttttccggttgttgaGATGGTTCTCCTTTACaatttttgccggttgttggtgtggttcttctatgttttttgccggttgtttgtgtggttcttctatgttttttgccggttgttgctatggttctttgttttttgccggttgttgatgtggttcttctatattttttgcaggttgttgatgtggttcttctatgttttttgcctGTTGTTGAGATGGTTCTTCTTTACaatttttgccggttgttggtgtggttcttctacattttttgccggttgttgatgtggttcttctacattttttgccggttgttgatgtggttcttctatatttttttgccggttgttgatgtggttcttctacattttttgccggttgttgatgtggttcttctatgttttttgccggttgttgatgtggttcttcttctacattttttgccggttgttgatgtggttcttctatattttttgccggttggtgcaatggttcttcttctacgttttttgccgttgttgatatggttcttcttctacgtttcaacgtttgACCAGCTCGGTGGACTAGTTGCTGGAGaacatcgtcatgtgtgtgttttgtgattacattttcagagcacacaCCACACAGTACGATCAGATAAAAAATTTcctaagattaaaaaaatcattgtgtgtTCTTCACTATattctgataaataaaaatgtattatttacgggggacatgttttttttttctttcatgaataTAGTTTATTTCTTgtgaaaacaattttttttaaggatcttTTAGATAATTTGCTAACAACATGCCTTATCCAAATACTTTCCACATTGTATGATTTCATCAGTGTAATTGTTTATTATGTGATTACTGTAACCTACTGCAAGAAGCAGACTTCTCTATTTAGGTTCCTCATAACATTTATAACTTTAGGTGGTTAGTTAATGGAAAACAATGCTTGGATGTCAGAATTTGACTGCAGTGTTTAGATTATTCTCCCTGTAATAGTAGCCACGAGCAGAGTGTATTCATGTGTATC
Encoded here:
- the LOC121641648 gene encoding gastrula zinc finger protein XlCGF8.2DB-like isoform X4, with the translated sequence MFMSTSKICGKMTECGQRFSQKTNLERHMRNHTGEKPFSCDECGQRFSRKTHLNQHMRIHTGEKPFSCDECGQRFVGKGDLNRHMRIHTGDKPFSCDECGQRFSHKTHLNQHMRIHTGEKPFSCDECGQRFSHKSSLNKHMRIHTGDKPFSCDECGQRFSRKSSLNQHMRFHTGDKPFSCDECGKRFSRKSSLNQHMRIHTGEKPFSCDECGQRFSHKTNLNQHMRIHTGDKPFSCDECGQRFSHKTNLDRHMRIHTGQRPFPCEVCGELFRWRVSLKGHMRVHTK